One Paracidovorax avenae ATCC 19860 genomic region harbors:
- a CDS encoding nitrilase-related carbon-nitrogen hydrolase, with amino-acid sequence MISSPHFAVVQLCSTADVSANNAAIAEAIAEGAAHGAQIVCFPEAANLLLRDNLRYPAVCVPEADDTTLALCRSAARRAKVWVHTGSLLVRTEDGQRVWNRSHLVSPEGEVVARYDKLHTFDVELGGAGTFQESAAVRPGENGPTLVGIDALGLTLGMSICYDLRFPHLYRCLAQAGANVLLAPSSFSVVTGPLHWETLLKARAIETGSYVVAAAQCGERDGVRVYGHSRVISPFGEVIAAAGDTPAIIYADIDPERVRQTRVRLPSLTRGRTLGEVRHIQVPAAAPGALP; translated from the coding sequence ATGATTTCCTCCCCCCATTTCGCCGTGGTGCAGCTTTGCAGCACCGCCGATGTTTCCGCGAACAACGCCGCCATCGCCGAGGCGATCGCCGAAGGCGCTGCGCATGGCGCGCAGATCGTGTGCTTTCCGGAGGCCGCCAACCTGCTGCTGCGCGATAACCTGCGGTATCCGGCGGTTTGCGTGCCCGAGGCGGATGACACCACGCTGGCGCTGTGCCGCTCGGCCGCGCGCCGCGCAAAGGTCTGGGTGCACACCGGGTCTCTGCTGGTGCGCACCGAGGACGGCCAGCGCGTGTGGAACCGCAGCCACCTCGTCTCGCCGGAGGGAGAGGTCGTCGCGCGTTATGACAAGCTGCACACCTTCGACGTCGAACTGGGCGGCGCCGGTACCTTCCAGGAGTCCGCTGCGGTACGTCCGGGCGAAAACGGCCCGACGCTGGTGGGCATCGACGCACTCGGGCTGACGCTTGGCATGAGCATCTGCTACGACCTGCGGTTTCCCCATCTCTACCGCTGCCTGGCGCAGGCGGGCGCCAACGTACTGCTGGCGCCCTCCTCCTTCTCGGTGGTCACCGGGCCGCTCCACTGGGAAACCCTGCTCAAGGCTCGCGCCATCGAGACCGGCAGCTACGTCGTGGCGGCGGCACAATGCGGCGAACGCGACGGCGTGAGGGTATACGGCCACAGCCGCGTCATCTCGCCCTTCGGCGAGGTCATCGCCGCGGCCGGCGACACACCGGCCATCATCTACGCCGACATCGACCCCGAGCGGGTGCGGCAGACCCGCGTGCGGCTGCCCAGCCTGACGCGCGGCCGCACCCTGGGCGAAGTCCGCCATATCCAGGTGCCGGCCGCCGCACCGGGAGCACTGCCGTGA
- a CDS encoding ABC transporter permease codes for MSRRQWLVRLARALLTFWCVVTLTFVVLRLSGDPAVAMLSPDARADEIAQFRKTWHLDDPLGTQYLSYLSHLAQGDFGMSYQDGRPAWASVREKLPNSVTLAGASYLIAILVGIPAGIVAAVNRNGWIDRAVMSLSVFGFAMPSFFLGVLLILLFSFTLRWLPSSGVGGWQHLLMPAATLGLYIAGTLARFTRSAMLEVLGRPYVRTARAKGASPLRCIFVHALPNAAIPIVTVIGLNVGAIVGGAVVVETVFGWPGIGRLLVAAVSARDLSLVQLLVLMLACIMVGANLLVDLLYAVLDPRVRVQR; via the coding sequence GTGAGCCGCCGGCAATGGCTGGTGCGCCTTGCCCGTGCGCTGCTGACCTTCTGGTGCGTGGTCACGCTGACCTTCGTTGTGCTGCGCCTGTCAGGCGACCCGGCGGTGGCCATGCTCAGCCCGGATGCGCGGGCCGACGAGATCGCACAGTTCCGCAAGACCTGGCATCTCGATGATCCGCTCGGCACACAGTACCTGAGTTACCTGTCTCACCTGGCGCAGGGTGATTTCGGCATGTCCTACCAGGATGGTCGGCCCGCCTGGGCCAGCGTCCGCGAAAAACTGCCCAACAGCGTGACGCTCGCGGGCGCCTCCTACCTGATCGCCATCCTGGTCGGCATCCCGGCCGGCATCGTGGCCGCGGTGAACCGTAACGGCTGGATCGACCGCGCCGTGATGTCGCTGTCGGTCTTCGGGTTCGCCATGCCGAGCTTCTTCCTCGGCGTGCTGCTGATCCTGCTGTTTTCCTTCACCCTGCGCTGGCTGCCCAGTTCGGGCGTCGGCGGATGGCAGCACCTGCTGATGCCGGCCGCCACCCTCGGCCTGTACATCGCCGGCACGCTGGCGCGCTTCACCCGATCCGCCATGCTCGAGGTGCTGGGGAGGCCGTACGTGCGCACGGCGCGGGCCAAGGGCGCCAGCCCGCTGCGGTGCATCTTCGTGCATGCCCTGCCCAACGCCGCGATTCCCATCGTCACCGTCATCGGCCTGAACGTCGGCGCCATCGTCGGCGGTGCGGTGGTGGTCGAGACGGTCTTCGGCTGGCCCGGCATCGGCCGGCTGCTGGTGGCCGCCGTGTCGGCCCGCGACCTGTCGCTGGTGCAACTGCTGGTGCTGATGCTGGCCTGCATCATGGTCGGCGCCAACCTGCTGGTCGACCTGCTGTATGCGGTGCTCGACCCCCGCGTGCGGGTGCAGCGATGA
- a CDS encoding ABC transporter permease — translation MKRPRAFPLPVALALALLAALLLFALFGAALAPAGGGHFNLATRLLPPVGFGGEAGHFLGTDVLGRDLVARLASGVRVSLLVALAGTLVGAIAGILVGLAAAHLRGWVDQLLMMLVDIQSSLPFILIALTLLAFFGNSLLLAVGLMSLYGWEHYARITRGIVLSARAQPYAEAVVTLGASPWWLYRRHVFPNIASALIVQLTLTFPQIILLESALSFLGLGIQPPLVSLGQIMGDGRDSLSTAWWICVVPGILILAMTLAISIVGDWLRDRLDPTLRPSPTATLRPAQGG, via the coding sequence ATGAAACGGCCGCGCGCGTTTCCCCTGCCAGTGGCGCTGGCCCTGGCGCTGCTTGCCGCCCTGCTGCTGTTCGCGCTGTTCGGCGCCGCCCTGGCGCCCGCGGGCGGAGGGCATTTCAACCTGGCGACCCGCCTGCTGCCCCCGGTCGGTTTCGGCGGCGAAGCCGGGCATTTCCTCGGCACCGACGTGCTGGGGCGCGACCTGGTCGCCCGCCTGGCATCGGGCGTGAGGGTGTCCCTGCTGGTCGCGCTGGCCGGTACGCTGGTCGGCGCCATCGCCGGCATCCTGGTCGGCCTGGCGGCGGCACACCTGCGCGGATGGGTCGACCAACTGCTGATGATGCTGGTCGATATCCAGTCGTCCCTGCCTTTCATCCTGATCGCGCTGACGCTGCTGGCCTTTTTCGGCAATTCGCTGCTGCTCGCCGTCGGCCTGATGTCGCTCTATGGCTGGGAACACTATGCGCGGATCACCCGCGGCATCGTGCTGTCGGCACGGGCACAGCCCTATGCCGAGGCGGTGGTCACGTTGGGCGCCTCGCCCTGGTGGCTGTACCGCCGCCATGTGTTCCCGAATATCGCCAGTGCGCTCATCGTCCAGCTGACGCTCACCTTCCCGCAGATCATTCTGCTCGAATCTGCACTGAGCTTCCTGGGGCTGGGCATACAGCCGCCGCTGGTGAGCCTCGGCCAGATCATGGGTGACGGCCGCGATTCCCTGTCGACCGCCTGGTGGATCTGCGTGGTGCCGGGCATCCTGATTCTGGCGATGACCCTGGCCATCAGCATCGTCGGCGACTGGCTGCGCGACCGGCTCGACCCGACGCTGCGTCCTTCCCCGACCGCCACACTGCGACCCGCGCAAGGCGGCTGA